In one Gossypium hirsutum isolate 1008001.06 chromosome D09, Gossypium_hirsutum_v2.1, whole genome shotgun sequence genomic region, the following are encoded:
- the LOC121220960 gene encoding zinc-finger homeodomain protein 9, whose product MEKEYPSDLYRECLRNHAASLGSYATDGCGEFTLDHTSLSTLQCAACGCHRNFHRKVSYCNSNSRSRGDPVERVDYGDDGGRPPVLLEYSTEAGARSGKKRFRTKFTAEQKEKMLEFAEKLGWRLQRRDEEDQVDKFCRGIGVSRQVFKVWMHNHKNTSTASSVSTCNASSLTTP is encoded by the coding sequence ATGGAGAAAGAGTACCCAAGTGATCTTTACAGGGAGTGCTTGAGAAACCATGCAGCCAGCCTTGGCAGCTACGCCACCGACGGCTGCGGGGAGTTCACGCTTGACCACACCTCTCTTTCTACCCTACAATGCGCTGCATGCGGTTGCCACCGCAATTTCCACCGCAAAGTCAGCTATTGCAATAGCAACAGCAGGAGTCGAGGGGATCCGGTAGAGCGGGTTGATTATGGAGATGACGGAGGTAGACCACCCGTCCTGCTGGAGTACTCAACCGAGGCGGGAGCCAGAAGCGGAAAAAAGCGGTTTCGGACAAAGTTCACGGCGGAGCAGAAGGAGAAGATGTTGGAGTTTGCTGAAAAACTGGGGTGGAGGCTGCAAAGGAGAGACGAGGAAGACCAAGTTGATAAATTTTGTAGAGGAATAGGGGTGAGTAGGCAAGTGTTCAAGGTTTGGATGCATAACCACAAGAACACTTCCACTGCTTCCTCTGTGTCTACCTGCAATGCATCTTCTCTTACAACCCCATAG